The proteins below are encoded in one region of Gopherus flavomarginatus isolate rGopFla2 chromosome 12, rGopFla2.mat.asm, whole genome shotgun sequence:
- the CCDC40 gene encoding coiled-coil domain-containing protein 40 isoform X1, with amino-acid sequence MVQSSFPLPRGTSRMLMVSPGNEKMEPVEPGSGPESDVGQISEEEEEEELHPEGNAVVHPESSHTRKEEADGVSAEEPGMELSPAEHNAPESPEPQTVEGMQPENSDDKEEGEAVPTEDPGERLIPKEQEVSGAMEQEISGAMEQEVMGATEQEVSGAMEQEIAGAMEKEVAGAMEQEVSGATEKEVARGTEKEVSETTEKEVSGAMEQEVTGATEKEVAGAMEQVVSEVTFGKEKFEEVSLDQVEVDNLPPKLPDMEQPVIDSWTRSRTSSGASTQRSALSVHMEIHAESGDIGVAISSPYSDSAFQQFNRHLSRLGSEEENESLHYADEQAEIEGSEETEEEIQLIVLDPEHPLMRRFQAALKNYLSKQMLKVTMELRELTVATKQGKVQREELGMVLYGVQQQLARLQMELEKNQDRYSQIAMVRRQLEEELQDIRYLYKKTCQSTEDERKKVSVMQTEVENLALRLFYMQNMDQDVRDDISVMKRAVKKAEADRNQAEVEKKKQDLLVDRLTRKFNELQEQIGLYEAQFIAQAEDTKITRKAVSEACMEIQTINMEKKQLMHQWDSSLTGMKRRDEAYSAMQEALRQSKHQLKSLETEIQVYKKSVMKEEERNELLASILNRSENDGNMSKKLIAQCTAKQDALKVEYSTYTRTLHETEQALSRANSDRAARMNELQAISKEIEKETEARQELENQIVAKLQDQLMSSKAAKYFSQLAAKLHKRKLDLELHFSKVENDTAQVILDTTHTNCRLAMLQKTFSELDKEMKNINDLINRSENEIAKRNLLIERKQGVVNLFNKKMEMMISQLGGQELGPLEVEINRLTKQIDEYNSEVMTLQKYWLRLQKELVKLTHEREEQLASLDMLKKQITIMQQKKVRTENEIQQEKNEQKDIERHMRNMANDLMKLNMLINKNSHNSEELQHGNTIMENEFVRSLKAAERESIEMQEKLDRLHEEKERLLNSLVEAEHQIMLWEKKIQLAKEMRAAVDSETGQGEIRAMRTEIHRMQVRYSQLTKQQEKMIRDMEAAVSRRETIMIRGEGQSKMDKKHFTKSDFHHKTQELRKKIKETQKNAQDCNRTITELENTQKSLSISLLEKQQQLSSLQAEADVLDADIEQLRDKKRWNLSEIVAYQNRQKHLQAVKDGKYTPLCRTQQALQKEQQKQQDRLHTINVIIHQIQQEYPQYQRVLCWLSQALDSRLGSQEAE; translated from the exons GTGGTGCACCCAGAGAGCAGCCATACCAGAAAGGAAGAGGCAGATGGTGTTTCAGCAgaggagccaggaatggaactcaGCCCAGCAGAGCACAATGCACCTGAGTCCCCAGAGCCTCAGACTGTAGAG GGAATGCAGCCAGAGAACAGTGatgacaaggaagagggagaggctGTGCCTACAGAGGACCCAGGAGAAAGACTCATCCCTAAAGAGCAAGAGGTCTCAGGGGCCATGGAGCAGGAGATCTCAGGGGCCATGGAGCAGGAGGTCATGGGGGCCACGGAGCAGGAGGTCTCAGGAGCCATGGAGCAGGAGATTGCGGGGGCCATGGAGAAGGAGGTTGCAGGGGCCATGGAGCAGGAGGTCTCGGGAGCCACAGAGAAGGAGGTTGCGAGGGGCACAGAGAAGGAGGTCTCAGAAACCACAGAGAAGGAGGTCTCGGGGGCCATGGAGCAGGAGGTCACAGGGGCCACGGAGAAGGAGGTTGCAGGGGCCATGGAGCAGGTGGTCTCTGAGGTCACCTTTGGAAAG GAAAAATTCGAAGAGGTTTCCTTAGACCAAGTGGAAGTGGATAATCTTCCTCCCAAACTGCCTGACATGGAGCAGCCAGTGATAGACAGCTGGACCAGATCCCGCACGTCCTCAGGAGCTAGCACCCAGAGGTCTGCATTATCAGTGCACATGGAGATTCATGCTGAGTCAG GTGACATTGGGGTAGCCATCTCCTCTCCGTATTCAGACTCTGCGTTTCAGCAGTTTAACCGGCACCTCAGCAGGCTTGGCAGTGAGGAAGAGAATGAAAGTCTACATTATGCAGATGAGCAAGCTGAAATAGAGGGCAGTGAGGAAACAGAGGAGGAAATACAGCTGATTGTCTTGGACCCGGAACAT CCCCTGATGAGAAGATTCCAAGCTGCCCTAAAGAATTACCTTAGTAAACAGATGTTAAAAGTGACCATGGAGCTTCGGGAGCTG ACGGTGGCCACAAAACAGGGTAAGGTGCAGAGGGAGGAGCTGGGAATGGTCCTTTATGGGGTCCAGCAGCAGCTGGCCCGGCTACAGATGGAACTGGAGAAGAACCAGGACCGATATTCTCAGATAGCCATGGTGCGTCGGCAGCTCGAGGAGGAGCTGCAGGACATCAGATATTTGTACAAGAAAACATGTCAGAGCACTGAGGATGAACGCAAGAAAG TTTCTGTAATGCAGACCGAGGTGGAAAACCTGGCCCTGCGTCTGTTCTATATGCAGAACATGGACCAGGATGTGCGTGACGACATCTCTGTGATGAAACGGGCAGTGAAGAAGGCTGAGGCAGACAGGAACCAGGCTGAAGTGGAGAAGAAAAAACAG GATCTGCTTGTAGACCGCTTAACAAGGAAGTTCAATGAACTGCAGGAACAGATTGGTCTGTATGAAGCTCAATTTATTGCCCAGGCTGAAGACACAAAAATAACACGAAAAGCAGTGAGTGAG GCTTGTATGGAGATACAAACTATTAACATGGAGAAGAAGCAACTGATGCATCAGTGGGATAGCAGTTTGACTGGGATGAAGCGACGAGATGAAGCCTACTCTGCCATGCAGGAGGCACTAAG GCAGTCCAAGCACCAGCTCAAGTCCTTAGAGACAGAGATCCAAGTCTACAAGAAGTCAGTCAtgaaggaggaagagaggaaTGAGCTGCTTGCCAGCATCTTGAACCGCTCGGAGAATGATGGCAACATGAGCAAGAAGCTGATTGCCCAGTGCACGGCTAAACAGGATGCCCTGAAAGTTGAATACAGCACCTACACCCGCACGTTGCATGAGACAGAGCAAGCCCTCAGCAGGGCCAACTCG GACCGAGCTGCTCGGATGAATGAGCTGCAGGCCATCAGTAAAGAAATAGAGAAAGAGACTGAAGCCAGACAGGAGTTGGAGAATCAGATCGTGGCAAAGCTGCAGGATCAGCTGATGTCCAGCAAAGCAGCAAAATATTTTTCGCAACTGGCTGCTAAACTTCATAAGAGAAAGCTGGATCTG GAGCTGCATTTTTCCAAAGTTGAGAATGACACAGCCCAGGTCATTCTGGACACAACTCACACCAACTGCAGGCTCGCTATGCTCCAAAAGACATTCTCTGAGCTGGACaaggaaatgaaaaatatcaATGACCTGATCAACCGCAGTGAGAATGAGATCGCCAAGCGCAATCTCCTTATCGAGCGCAAGCAGGGGGTCGTCAACCTGTTCAACAagaaaatggagatgatgatTTCCCAGTTGGGG ggccaagaactgggACCCTTGGAAGTTGAGATCAACAGGCTGACCAAGCAAATAGATGAATACAACTCAGAGGTGATGACACTGCAGAAGTACTGGCTTAGGCTGCAGAAAGAGCTGGTCAAACTGACCCACGAGCGGGAAGAGCAGCTGGCCTCCCTGGATATGTTGAAGAAACAGATCACCATCATGCAACAAAAGAAAGTGCGCACTGAAA ATGAAATCCAGCAGGAGAAGAACGAGCAGAAAGACATTGAACGCCACATGAGGAACATGGCCAATGACTTGATGAAACTCAACATGTTAATCAACAAGAACAGCCACAACTCGGAGGAGCTGCAGCATGGCAACACCATCATGGAGAATGAGTTTGTCCGCTCACTCAAG gcagcagagagagagtcaattGAGATGCAGGAGAAGCTGGACCGACTGcatgaggagaaagagagactccTAAACAGCCTGGTGGAAGCAGA GCATCAGATCATGCTATGGGAGAAAAAGATCCAGCTGGCCAAGGAGATGCGTGCTGCAGTGGACTCAGAGACAGGGCAAGGCGAGATCCGAGCCATGAGAACAGAGATCCATAGGATGCAG GTCCGCTACAGCCAGCTGACAAAGCAGCAGGAGAAGATGATTCGAGATATGGAGGCTGCTGTCTCCCGCAGAGAGACCATCATGATTCGGGGGGAGGGTCAGAGCAAAATGGATAAGAAACATTTCACCAAGAGCGACTTCCACCACAAGACACAGGAGCTGCGGAAGAAGATCAAGGAAACCCAAAAG AACGCTCAAGACTGCAACAGAACCATCACAGAGCTGGAGAACACCCAGAAATCTCTCAGCATCAGCCTtctggaaaagcagcagcagctctccaGTTTGCAGGCTGAGGCAGATGTCCTTGATGCAGACATAGAGCAGCTTCGGGACAAGAAACGTTGG AACCTTTCAGAAATCGTGGCCTATCAGAATCGTCAGAAGCATCTGCAGGCAGTGAAGGACGGGAAGTATACCCCACTCTGCCGCACTCAACAAGCCCTGCAGAaggagcagcagaaacagcaggacCGGCTGCACACCATTAATGTCATCATCCATCAGATTCAGCAGGAGTATCCTCAGTACCAGAGGGTGCTGTGCTGGCTCAGCCAAGCCCTGGACTCCAGGCTTGGGTCACAGGAAGCAGAATAG
- the CCDC40 gene encoding coiled-coil domain-containing protein 40 isoform X5: MVQSSFPLPRGTSRMLMVSPGNEKMEPVEPGSGPESDVGQISEEEEEEELHPEGNAVVHPESSHTRKEEADGVSAEEPGMELSPAEHNAPESPEPQTVEGMQPENSDDKEEGEAVPTEDPGERLIPKEQEVSGAMEQEISGAMEQEVMGATEQEVSGAMEQEIAGAMEKEVAGAMEQEVSGATEKEVARGTEKEVSETTEKEVSGAMEQEVTGATEKEVAGAMEQVVSEVTFGKEKFEEVSLDQVEVDNLPPKLPDMEQPVIDSWTRSRTSSGASTQRSALSVHMEIHAESGDIGVAISSPYSDSAFQQFNRHLSRLGSEEENESLHYADEQAEIEGSEETEEEIQLIVLDPEHPLMRRFQAALKNYLSKQMLKVTMELRELTVATKQGKVQREELGMVLYGVQQQLARLQMELEKNQDRYSQIAMVRRQLEEELQDIRYLYKKTCQSTEDERKKVSVMQTEVENLALRLFYMQNMDQDVRDDISVMKRAVKKAEADRNQAEVEKKKQDLLVDRLTRKFNELQEQIGLYEAQFIAQAEDTKITRKAVSEACMEIQTINMEKKQLMHQWDSSLTGMKRRDEAYSAMQEALRQSKHQLKSLETEIQVYKKSVMKEEERNELLASILNRSENDGNMSKKLIAQCTAKQDALKVEYSTYTRTLHETEQALSRANSDRAARMNELQAISKEIEKETEARQELENQIVAKLQDQLMSSKAAKYFSQLAAKLHKRKLDLELHFSKVENDTAQVILDTTHTNCRLAMLQKTFSELDKEMKNINDLINRSENEIAKRNLLIERKQGVVNLFNKKMEMMISQLGGQELGPLEVEINRLTKQIDEYNSEVMTLQKYWLRLQKELVKLTHEREEQLASLDMLKKQITIMQQKKVRTENEIQQEKNEQKDIERHMRNMANDLMKLNMLINKNSHNSEELQHGNTIMENEFVRSLKAAERESIEMQEKLDRLHEEKERLLNSLVEAEHPLPFCP, encoded by the exons GTGGTGCACCCAGAGAGCAGCCATACCAGAAAGGAAGAGGCAGATGGTGTTTCAGCAgaggagccaggaatggaactcaGCCCAGCAGAGCACAATGCACCTGAGTCCCCAGAGCCTCAGACTGTAGAG GGAATGCAGCCAGAGAACAGTGatgacaaggaagagggagaggctGTGCCTACAGAGGACCCAGGAGAAAGACTCATCCCTAAAGAGCAAGAGGTCTCAGGGGCCATGGAGCAGGAGATCTCAGGGGCCATGGAGCAGGAGGTCATGGGGGCCACGGAGCAGGAGGTCTCAGGAGCCATGGAGCAGGAGATTGCGGGGGCCATGGAGAAGGAGGTTGCAGGGGCCATGGAGCAGGAGGTCTCGGGAGCCACAGAGAAGGAGGTTGCGAGGGGCACAGAGAAGGAGGTCTCAGAAACCACAGAGAAGGAGGTCTCGGGGGCCATGGAGCAGGAGGTCACAGGGGCCACGGAGAAGGAGGTTGCAGGGGCCATGGAGCAGGTGGTCTCTGAGGTCACCTTTGGAAAG GAAAAATTCGAAGAGGTTTCCTTAGACCAAGTGGAAGTGGATAATCTTCCTCCCAAACTGCCTGACATGGAGCAGCCAGTGATAGACAGCTGGACCAGATCCCGCACGTCCTCAGGAGCTAGCACCCAGAGGTCTGCATTATCAGTGCACATGGAGATTCATGCTGAGTCAG GTGACATTGGGGTAGCCATCTCCTCTCCGTATTCAGACTCTGCGTTTCAGCAGTTTAACCGGCACCTCAGCAGGCTTGGCAGTGAGGAAGAGAATGAAAGTCTACATTATGCAGATGAGCAAGCTGAAATAGAGGGCAGTGAGGAAACAGAGGAGGAAATACAGCTGATTGTCTTGGACCCGGAACAT CCCCTGATGAGAAGATTCCAAGCTGCCCTAAAGAATTACCTTAGTAAACAGATGTTAAAAGTGACCATGGAGCTTCGGGAGCTG ACGGTGGCCACAAAACAGGGTAAGGTGCAGAGGGAGGAGCTGGGAATGGTCCTTTATGGGGTCCAGCAGCAGCTGGCCCGGCTACAGATGGAACTGGAGAAGAACCAGGACCGATATTCTCAGATAGCCATGGTGCGTCGGCAGCTCGAGGAGGAGCTGCAGGACATCAGATATTTGTACAAGAAAACATGTCAGAGCACTGAGGATGAACGCAAGAAAG TTTCTGTAATGCAGACCGAGGTGGAAAACCTGGCCCTGCGTCTGTTCTATATGCAGAACATGGACCAGGATGTGCGTGACGACATCTCTGTGATGAAACGGGCAGTGAAGAAGGCTGAGGCAGACAGGAACCAGGCTGAAGTGGAGAAGAAAAAACAG GATCTGCTTGTAGACCGCTTAACAAGGAAGTTCAATGAACTGCAGGAACAGATTGGTCTGTATGAAGCTCAATTTATTGCCCAGGCTGAAGACACAAAAATAACACGAAAAGCAGTGAGTGAG GCTTGTATGGAGATACAAACTATTAACATGGAGAAGAAGCAACTGATGCATCAGTGGGATAGCAGTTTGACTGGGATGAAGCGACGAGATGAAGCCTACTCTGCCATGCAGGAGGCACTAAG GCAGTCCAAGCACCAGCTCAAGTCCTTAGAGACAGAGATCCAAGTCTACAAGAAGTCAGTCAtgaaggaggaagagaggaaTGAGCTGCTTGCCAGCATCTTGAACCGCTCGGAGAATGATGGCAACATGAGCAAGAAGCTGATTGCCCAGTGCACGGCTAAACAGGATGCCCTGAAAGTTGAATACAGCACCTACACCCGCACGTTGCATGAGACAGAGCAAGCCCTCAGCAGGGCCAACTCG GACCGAGCTGCTCGGATGAATGAGCTGCAGGCCATCAGTAAAGAAATAGAGAAAGAGACTGAAGCCAGACAGGAGTTGGAGAATCAGATCGTGGCAAAGCTGCAGGATCAGCTGATGTCCAGCAAAGCAGCAAAATATTTTTCGCAACTGGCTGCTAAACTTCATAAGAGAAAGCTGGATCTG GAGCTGCATTTTTCCAAAGTTGAGAATGACACAGCCCAGGTCATTCTGGACACAACTCACACCAACTGCAGGCTCGCTATGCTCCAAAAGACATTCTCTGAGCTGGACaaggaaatgaaaaatatcaATGACCTGATCAACCGCAGTGAGAATGAGATCGCCAAGCGCAATCTCCTTATCGAGCGCAAGCAGGGGGTCGTCAACCTGTTCAACAagaaaatggagatgatgatTTCCCAGTTGGGG ggccaagaactgggACCCTTGGAAGTTGAGATCAACAGGCTGACCAAGCAAATAGATGAATACAACTCAGAGGTGATGACACTGCAGAAGTACTGGCTTAGGCTGCAGAAAGAGCTGGTCAAACTGACCCACGAGCGGGAAGAGCAGCTGGCCTCCCTGGATATGTTGAAGAAACAGATCACCATCATGCAACAAAAGAAAGTGCGCACTGAAA ATGAAATCCAGCAGGAGAAGAACGAGCAGAAAGACATTGAACGCCACATGAGGAACATGGCCAATGACTTGATGAAACTCAACATGTTAATCAACAAGAACAGCCACAACTCGGAGGAGCTGCAGCATGGCAACACCATCATGGAGAATGAGTTTGTCCGCTCACTCAAG gcagcagagagagagtcaattGAGATGCAGGAGAAGCTGGACCGACTGcatgaggagaaagagagactccTAAACAGCCTGGTGGAAGCAGA GCATCCCCTCCCATTCTGTCCTTGA